A region of Salvia splendens isolate huo1 chromosome 17, SspV2, whole genome shotgun sequence DNA encodes the following proteins:
- the LOC121775129 gene encoding nucleolin-like, whose translation MPPRTTKKTPPGPGSKRALRGRAAAAAAAAENAKARALTEEPNAKLEKVELLEEGRETELEEKVALETVEASVTKDEDPKESIDEYEKDERLDLEDNDPEYEPEEYSGVDYDEKENEPDPHEDLGEVGEDPEELDVGEEEGDVVEEEMDSIHEELEHEEDDEHVGPEQTDMGYAAEEEEHHEVFKERRKRKEFEIFVGGLDKDATEADLRKVFSEVGEVTEVRLMMNPQTKRNKGFAFLRFATVEQARRACASLKNPVVCGKQCGVTPSQDSDTLFLGNICRTWTKEALKEKLKYYGLESVEDLTLVEDSNSVGMNRGFAFLEFSSRSDAMDAYKRLQKRDVAFGVDRAAKVSFADSFIDPGDEIMAQVKTVFVDGLSASWDEDHVKELLKKYGEIEKVELACNMPSARRKDFGFVTFDSHDAAVTCAKNINNEELGEGTSKAKVRARLSRPLQRGKGKHVSRGDFRPARGLVRSARSPWSRPLPRSIPARAPRIPPRPVVDRSYRRPVAMRERRPVMAVPQRARPVAPLPRSYDRRPPVPSYPKSGLKRDYGHREELSSRSRAAVIDYNSRATSDRRAPYRDDYPPRPSGYLDMPRGGAARSTGRRPYVDDGYNERYERPPPSYHEGRGREYDSMSGSKRPYAAVDDVPPRYIEAGMRHSRARLDYDLDGSTSRYTDAYSDRLGRSNMGYGGSRSSMSSQDSHGLYSSRQGMGYSGGPYGGSDVGRMYSSNFGGDYMSRGSDVGGSSYSSVYPGRSMGGSSYMGSSGSGSYY comes from the exons ATGCCACCGAGAACGACGAAGAAAACTCCGCCGGGGCCGGGGAGCAAGCGAGCTCTGCGGGGTCgggcggctgctgctgctgcggcgGCGGAGAATGCGAAGGCACGGGCTCTGACTGAGGAGCCAAACGCGAAATTGGAGAAGGTTGAGTTGCTGGAGGAAGGAAGGGAGACGGAGCTGGAGGAGAAAGTTGCGCTAGAGACCGTAGAGGCTTCTGTAACGA AGGATGAAGATCCTAAAGAGTCCATAGATGAGTATGAGAAAGATGAGCGGTTAGACTTGGAGGATAATGATCCTGAATATGAACCTGAAGAGTACAGTGGTGTAGATTATGATGAAAAGGAAAATGAGCCAGATCCTCATGAAGATTTAGGTGAAGTGGGGGAAGATCCTGAAGAATTGGATGTTGGTGAAGAGGAGGGTGATGTGGTTGAGGAGGAAATGGATAGTATCCATGAAGAACTTGAACATGAGGAGGATGACGAGCATGTTGGGCCAGAGCAAACTGACATGGGTTATGCTGCTGAGGAAGAAGAACACCACGAAGTATTCAAAGAGAGACGTAAGCGGAAGGAATTTGAAATATTTGTCGGTGGATTGGATAAGGATGCTACTGAGGCTGATCTTAGGAAAGTTTTCAGTGAAGTTGGTGAGGTCACTGAAGTCAGACTTATGATGAATCCACAAACAAAGAGGAATAAAGGTTTTGCATTCTTGCGTTTTGCAACAGTGGAACAAGCAAGACGGGCTTGTGCTAGTCTGAAAAATCCAGTG GTTTGTGGCAAGCAGTGTGGTGTGACACCAAGCCAAGACAGTGATACCCTTTTTTTAGGTAACATATGCAGGACATGGACAAAGGAAGCT TTGAAAGAAAAGTTAAAGTATTATGGCCTTGAGAGTGTTGAGGATTTGACGCTGGTTGAAGATAGTAACAGTGTAggaatgaatcggggttttgccTTCTTAGAGTTCTCCTCGAGGTCTGACGCTATGGATGCTTATAAGCGTCTTCAGAAGAGGGATGTTGCGTTTGGAGTGGATAGGGCAGCTAAGGTTTCCTTTGCAGATTCCTTCATTGACCCTGGTGATGAGATCATGGCCCAG GTTAAGACTGTGTTTGTGGATGGTCTCTCTGCTTCTTGGGATGAGGACCATGTTAAAGAACTTCTCAAAAAATATGGGGAGATTGAGAAAGTTGAGCTTGCCTGTAATATGCCATCTGCCAGGAGAAAGGATTTTGGTTTCGTTACATTTGATAGCCATGATGCAGCAGTAACTTGTGCTAAAAACATCAACAACGAGGAATTGGGTGAAGGCACAAGCAAG GCCAAAGTCAGGGCTAGATTGTCGAGACCACTTCAGAGAGGCAAAGGTAAACATGTTTCCAGAGGAGATTTTCGACCTGCGCGTGGGTTGGTCCGAAGTGCTAGGAGCCCTTGGAGCCGCCCATTACCACGTTCTATCCCTGCTCGTGCCCCCAGAATTCCTCCCCGTCCAGTTGTCGACCGTAGTTACAGAAGGCCTGTTGCCATGAGAGAGAGGAGACCAGTTATGGCTGTTCCTCAAAGGGCTAGGCCTGTTGCTCCCTTGCCAAGGTCCTATGATAGGAGGCCACCTG TTCCATCATACCCCAAGAGTGGTCTGAAGAGGGATTACGGTCATAGGGAGGAGCTTAGCTCCAGAAGTAGGGCTGCTGTTATAGATTATAACTCTAGAGCAACTTCAGATAGACGTGCTCCCTATAGAGAtgattatcctcctcgtccatCCGGCTACCTTGATATGCCTAGAGGTGGTGCAGCACGATCTACTGGAAGAAGACCTTATGTTGATGATGGGTATAATGAAAGATATGAAAGGCCACCTCCGTCATACCACGAGGGGCGTGGGCGTGAGTATGATTCCATGTCTGGGTCCAAACGCCCATATGCTGCAGTG GATGACGTCCCTCCCCGGTATATTGAGGCTGGAATGCGCCACTCTCGTGCTCGTTTGGACTATGATCTTGACGGCAGTACTTCCCGCTACACTGATGCTTACAGTGACAG GCTTGGAAGGTCAAATATGGGATATGGGGGAAGTCGAAGTTCTATGTCTAGTCAAGATTCCCATGGGCTTTACAGTAGTCGTCAGGGTATGGGTTACAGTGGAG GACCTTATGGTGGTAGTGATGTTGGTCGGATGTACTCATCAAACTTTGGTGGTGATTACATGTCACGAGGAAGTGAT GTTGGCGGAAGCTCTTACTCATCCGTCTATCCCGGACGCAGTATGGGTGGTAGCAGCTACATGGGGAGTAGTGGATCTGGGTCATACTATTAA